In the Natronolimnobius baerhuensis genome, one interval contains:
- a CDS encoding small multi-drug export protein codes for MSLLPLLVDVGTTLEESSGLLQYLLVFVFAAIPIVEILVVIPIAIGLGLDPLATGLFAFAGNILSVYALIVFYRHIARWLEQRRGESDDSSDRYARARDLWDRYGVPGLAIASPVLTGVHIAALVALLAGSRTRAVAGWMTAGILAWTVALVAASAYGVSLLGLA; via the coding sequence ATGTCGCTCCTCCCGCTGCTCGTCGACGTTGGCACGACGCTCGAGGAAAGTTCGGGTCTCCTCCAGTACCTGCTGGTGTTCGTCTTCGCCGCGATACCCATCGTCGAAATCCTCGTCGTGATCCCGATTGCAATCGGACTGGGTCTCGATCCGCTCGCGACCGGACTGTTCGCGTTCGCGGGGAACATTCTCTCCGTGTACGCGCTGATCGTTTTCTACCGGCATATCGCTCGCTGGCTCGAGCAACGACGGGGCGAGTCGGATGACTCGAGCGACCGGTACGCTCGCGCACGCGATCTCTGGGACCGGTACGGCGTTCCGGGGTTGGCTATTGCGAGCCCAGTGTTGACCGGCGTCCACATCGCTGCACTCGTTGCGTTGCTGGCTGGCAGCCGGACTCGGGCCGTCGCGGGGTGGATGACCGCCGGTATTCTCGCGTGGACAGTCGCACTGGTGGCCGCTTCGGCCTACGGCGTGTCGCTGCTCGGACTCGCGTAG
- a CDS encoding polysaccharide deacetylase family protein: protein MGTVDVAIGVDADCVAGWLGSYGGADSPADLSRGIAAGNEGIPRMLALFDEQDIRTSWYVPGHTIETFRDEIEAVAADGHELGVHGYSHENPTDLSREQEDEILEVSIDLIEDVTGSEPVGHRASWWEFSENTPELVQKHGFDYDSSLMERMFEPGWMREGDSWETIDYDKTPETWMEPYQYGEETDVVEIPISWYRDDIPPMLFIKQPIYHAGYKDPEMMYEQYYKRQFDYLYNRRGAGVYTFTIHPDIHGLPHMIPLFEEFIQYVTSHENAQFVALETVAEKYREDPSVYESESRYV, encoded by the coding sequence ATGGGAACAGTTGATGTCGCAATCGGCGTCGATGCGGACTGTGTCGCTGGCTGGCTTGGCTCCTACGGCGGGGCCGACTCACCCGCTGACCTCTCGAGGGGAATCGCTGCCGGCAACGAGGGCATCCCGCGGATGCTCGCCCTCTTTGATGAGCAGGATATCCGAACCTCGTGGTACGTCCCCGGCCACACCATCGAAACCTTTCGCGACGAAATCGAGGCGGTCGCAGCTGACGGCCACGAACTCGGGGTCCACGGCTACTCTCACGAGAACCCGACCGACCTCTCGAGGGAGCAAGAAGATGAAATTCTCGAGGTTTCGATTGACCTGATCGAGGACGTGACCGGTTCGGAGCCGGTCGGCCACCGCGCCAGTTGGTGGGAGTTCAGCGAGAACACACCGGAACTCGTCCAGAAACACGGCTTCGACTACGATAGCAGCCTGATGGAACGGATGTTCGAGCCGGGCTGGATGCGCGAGGGCGACAGCTGGGAGACAATCGACTACGACAAGACTCCCGAGACGTGGATGGAGCCCTATCAGTACGGAGAGGAAACCGATGTCGTCGAGATTCCGATTAGTTGGTACCGCGACGACATTCCGCCGATGCTGTTCATCAAACAGCCGATCTACCACGCCGGCTACAAGGATCCCGAGATGATGTACGAACAGTACTACAAACGCCAGTTCGATTACCTCTACAACCGCCGCGGGGCGGGCGTCTACACGTTCACGATCCACCCCGACATCCACGGCCTGCCCCACATGATCCCGCTCTTCGAGGAGTTCATCCAGTACGTCACAAGCCACGAAAACGCCCAGTTCGTCGCCCTCGAGACGGTCGCAGAGAAGTACAGGGAGGACCCGTCGGTGTACGAGAGCGAGAGTCGGTACGTGTAG
- the acnA gene encoding aconitate hydratase AcnA, protein MSDDAFSDAIREFEHNDETYKMADLTVLEEQGLCDLEKLPVSIRILLESVLRNADGEQIDADSIRAAASWEPDVPDAEVPFTVSRVVLQDLTGVPAVVDLAALRSAADRKGVDPTVVEPEVPCDLVIDHSVQVDHFGSDDAYEKNVEIEYERNEERYRAIKWAQQAFEDFEVVPPGTGIVHQVNLEHLGRVVHEREVDGDQWLVPDTLVGTDSHTPMIGGIGVVGWGVGGIEAEAALLGQPINMSLPEVVGVRLEGDLPEGATATDLVLHITEKLRQVGVVDKFVEFYGPGVSQLSVADRATISNMAPEQGSTISMFPVDEKTLEYLELTGRDEDHIDLVRAYLEEQGLFGEQEPEYTETVDFDLGEVEPSLAGHKKPHDRIPMGNLDEHFPALLQDEGVIGAGGEPAIGDGSGAAAADSSGSGPGLPLDEKVPVELEDGREVEIGHGDVLVSAITSCTNTSNPSVMVGAGLLARNAAEQGLEIPDYVKTSLAPGSRVVTEYLERADLLDDLEELGYHVVGYGCTTCIGNSGPLPEPIEDAIDEHDLWTTSVLSGNRNFEARIHPKIKANYLASPPLVVAYGLAGRMDIDLEEEPIGTNDEGEEVYLEDIWPDTEEIRETIHDSVSPDMFEEKYASVYEGDERWEALDAPTGEVYDWDDESTYIREPPFFQDFPLEKPGVDNVSDARALMTLGDTVTTDHISPAGPFSEDLPAGQWLKERGVEPYEFNTYGSRRGNHEVMMRGTFANVRIENEMLDGVEGGYAIHHPTGEETTVFDASERYREEETPLIVMAGDELGTGSSRDWAAKGTDLLGIRATIGKSYERIYRDNLIGMGVLPLQFEAGEGWEELGLEGDEYYELSGLEDGLEPNAELDVTAEDDDGDVTEFTVTAQVDTPMAVEYVENGGVLHLVLRRLLQDELDT, encoded by the coding sequence ATGTCAGACGATGCGTTCTCGGACGCAATCCGGGAATTCGAACACAACGACGAAACGTATAAGATGGCAGATCTTACCGTCCTCGAGGAGCAGGGCCTCTGTGACCTCGAGAAACTGCCAGTGAGCATCCGTATTCTGCTCGAGTCAGTCTTACGAAACGCTGACGGAGAACAGATCGATGCGGATTCGATTCGCGCGGCAGCGTCCTGGGAGCCGGACGTACCGGACGCCGAGGTTCCGTTTACGGTGTCGCGGGTCGTCCTGCAGGACCTGACCGGCGTTCCCGCAGTCGTCGACCTCGCGGCGCTTCGCTCCGCGGCGGACCGCAAGGGCGTCGACCCGACGGTCGTCGAGCCCGAAGTCCCCTGCGACCTCGTGATCGACCACAGCGTGCAGGTCGACCACTTCGGCAGCGACGACGCCTACGAGAAGAACGTCGAGATCGAGTACGAGCGAAACGAAGAGCGATATCGTGCGATCAAGTGGGCACAGCAGGCCTTCGAGGACTTCGAGGTCGTCCCCCCAGGAACCGGGATCGTCCACCAGGTCAATCTCGAGCACCTCGGACGCGTCGTCCACGAGCGCGAAGTTGACGGCGACCAGTGGCTGGTCCCCGACACGCTCGTCGGCACGGACAGCCACACCCCGATGATCGGCGGCATCGGCGTCGTCGGCTGGGGTGTCGGCGGGATCGAGGCCGAAGCGGCACTGCTCGGCCAGCCGATCAACATGAGCCTGCCCGAAGTCGTCGGCGTCCGCCTCGAGGGCGACCTCCCCGAGGGGGCGACCGCGACTGACCTCGTGCTTCACATCACCGAAAAGCTCCGTCAGGTCGGCGTCGTCGACAAGTTCGTCGAGTTCTACGGCCCCGGCGTCTCCCAGCTTTCGGTCGCGGACCGGGCAACCATCTCGAACATGGCTCCCGAACAGGGCTCGACGATCAGCATGTTCCCCGTCGACGAGAAGACCCTCGAGTACCTCGAACTCACGGGTCGCGACGAGGATCACATCGATCTCGTACGCGCATATCTCGAGGAACAGGGCCTCTTCGGCGAGCAGGAACCGGAGTACACCGAAACCGTCGACTTCGATCTCGGCGAGGTCGAACCGAGCCTGGCGGGCCACAAGAAGCCCCACGACCGGATCCCGATGGGCAATCTCGACGAGCACTTCCCGGCCCTGCTGCAGGACGAAGGCGTCATCGGCGCGGGCGGCGAGCCCGCAATCGGCGACGGCAGCGGCGCGGCAGCAGCCGATTCGAGCGGGTCCGGCCCCGGCCTCCCGCTCGACGAGAAAGTTCCCGTCGAACTCGAGGACGGCCGCGAGGTCGAGATCGGCCACGGCGACGTCCTCGTCAGCGCGATCACGTCCTGTACGAACACCTCGAACCCGTCCGTGATGGTCGGTGCCGGCCTGCTCGCGCGCAACGCCGCCGAACAGGGCCTCGAGATTCCCGACTACGTCAAGACGAGTCTCGCACCCGGCAGCCGCGTCGTCACGGAGTATCTCGAGCGCGCGGACCTGCTCGACGACCTCGAGGAACTGGGCTACCACGTCGTTGGCTACGGCTGTACGACCTGTATCGGTAACTCCGGACCGCTGCCGGAGCCAATCGAGGATGCCATCGACGAACACGACCTCTGGACGACGAGCGTCCTCTCGGGCAACCGCAACTTCGAGGCGCGTATCCACCCGAAGATCAAGGCGAACTACCTCGCCAGCCCGCCGCTGGTCGTCGCGTATGGCCTCGCGGGTCGGATGGACATCGACCTCGAGGAGGAGCCAATCGGCACGAACGACGAGGGCGAGGAGGTCTACCTCGAGGACATCTGGCCGGACACCGAAGAGATCCGCGAGACGATCCACGACAGCGTCTCGCCCGACATGTTCGAGGAGAAGTACGCGAGCGTCTACGAAGGCGACGAGCGCTGGGAGGCGCTCGACGCGCCCACGGGCGAGGTCTACGACTGGGACGACGAGTCCACCTACATCCGCGAGCCGCCGTTCTTCCAGGACTTCCCGCTCGAGAAGCCCGGCGTCGACAACGTGTCCGACGCACGCGCGCTCATGACGCTCGGCGATACGGTCACGACCGACCACATCAGCCCGGCCGGGCCGTTCAGCGAGGACCTGCCCGCCGGCCAGTGGCTCAAAGAACGCGGCGTCGAACCGTACGAGTTCAACACCTACGGCTCCCGCCGTGGAAACCACGAGGTCATGATGCGCGGGACGTTCGCGAACGTCCGCATCGAAAACGAGATGCTCGACGGCGTCGAGGGTGGCTACGCCATCCACCATCCAACAGGCGAGGAGACCACCGTCTTCGACGCCTCCGAGCGATATCGTGAGGAAGAGACGCCGCTGATCGTCATGGCCGGCGACGAACTCGGGACCGGCTCGAGCCGCGACTGGGCCGCGAAAGGTACCGACCTGCTCGGCATCCGCGCGACCATCGGCAAGAGCTACGAGCGCATCTACCGCGACAACCTCATCGGCATGGGCGTCCTGCCCCTGCAGTTCGAAGCGGGCGAGGGCTGGGAGGAACTCGGCCTCGAGGGCGACGAGTACTACGAGCTCTCCGGTCTCGAGGACGGCCTCGAGCCAAACGCCGAGCTGGATGTCACCGCCGAGGACGACGACGGGGACGTGACCGAGTTCACGGTGACCGCACAGGTCGATACGCCGATGGCTGTCGAGTACGTCGAGAACGGCGGCGTGCTCCACCTCGTGCTCCGACGCCTGCTGCAGGACGAACTGGATACCTAA
- a CDS encoding dihydrofolate reductase, translating to MSDRGAGDVLAERVDRELVGIVAVADNGVIGKDGDMPWHIPEDLAHFKETTMDHPVIMGRVTYEGILEALGEPLPGRTTVVLTTRDLETPDNAVTAGSLEEALETADRVARERHDDADHIFVAGGATVYEQFLPVLERLIVTEVHREPDGDTQFPNWNPETWDELERDERDGFAFVEYGR from the coding sequence ATGAGCGACCGCGGGGCCGGCGATGTGCTTGCTGAGCGCGTCGACCGCGAACTCGTCGGCATCGTCGCCGTCGCAGACAACGGCGTGATCGGCAAGGACGGCGACATGCCGTGGCACATTCCCGAAGACTTGGCCCACTTCAAGGAGACCACGATGGACCACCCGGTCATCATGGGCCGCGTCACCTACGAGGGCATTCTCGAGGCGCTTGGCGAACCGCTGCCCGGCCGGACGACGGTCGTCCTGACGACTCGCGACCTCGAGACGCCCGATAACGCCGTGACGGCTGGCAGTCTCGAGGAGGCACTCGAGACAGCCGACCGAGTTGCGCGCGAGCGCCACGACGACGCGGACCACATCTTCGTCGCGGGCGGCGCGACCGTCTACGAGCAGTTCCTGCCCGTGCTCGAGCGCCTGATCGTCACGGAAGTTCACCGGGAACCCGACGGTGATACGCAGTTCCCGAACTGGAATCCCGAAACCTGGGACGAACTCGAGCGCGATGAGCGCGATGGCTTCGCGTTCGTCGAGTACGGTCGGTGA
- the thyA gene encoding thymidylate synthase, which translates to MQQYLELVDAALSEGAYKPNRTGVDTISSFSEHYEIDLQKGYPLLTTKKLDGFRWNSMIHEMCWYLSGDEHIRDLREETKIWNAWADDEGHLDTAYGRFWRRYPVPEDSAQLPGESWPDADQQWVTEEADGRRTFDQLQYVIDTLSDSPNSRRLIVNAWHPANATVSTLPPCHYSFVFNVQGNRLNCHLTQRSGDIALGIPFNIAAYALLTKLIAQQTGFEPGTFAHTVVDAHVYCGRGARGEWYADNLEALQTRLADVDDREEYLAVTEWLESEAPAEAEGDERKDHVPGLLEQLSREPLERPTLEIADVSIDDLSPDDVELTEYDSHGGIKFGVAE; encoded by the coding sequence ATGCAACAGTACCTCGAGTTAGTCGACGCGGCCCTGTCAGAGGGGGCGTACAAGCCCAATCGAACCGGCGTCGATACGATTTCGTCGTTTAGCGAGCACTACGAGATCGACCTCCAGAAGGGGTATCCGCTGCTCACGACGAAGAAACTGGACGGCTTTCGCTGGAACTCGATGATCCACGAGATGTGCTGGTATCTCTCCGGCGACGAGCACATCCGCGACCTGCGCGAAGAGACCAAAATCTGGAACGCCTGGGCTGACGACGAGGGACACCTCGACACCGCCTACGGCCGCTTCTGGCGGCGCTACCCAGTTCCCGAAGACTCGGCGCAGCTTCCGGGCGAGTCCTGGCCCGACGCCGACCAGCAGTGGGTCACCGAGGAAGCCGACGGGCGGCGGACGTTCGACCAACTGCAGTACGTCATCGATACGCTGTCGGATTCGCCGAACTCGAGGCGGCTCATCGTCAACGCCTGGCATCCCGCGAACGCGACCGTCTCGACGCTGCCGCCCTGCCATTACTCGTTCGTCTTCAACGTCCAGGGCAACCGACTGAACTGCCACCTCACCCAGCGCTCGGGCGACATCGCACTCGGGATTCCCTTTAATATTGCAGCCTACGCGCTCCTGACGAAACTCATCGCCCAGCAGACCGGGTTCGAACCCGGCACGTTCGCCCACACCGTCGTCGACGCCCACGTCTACTGCGGCCGCGGCGCGCGCGGTGAGTGGTACGCGGACAACCTCGAGGCGCTCCAGACCCGCCTCGCCGATGTCGACGACCGCGAGGAGTACCTCGCAGTCACGGAGTGGCTCGAGTCCGAAGCGCCCGCCGAAGCCGAGGGCGACGAACGGAAAGACCACGTACCCGGCCTCCTCGAGCAGCTCTCTCGAGAGCCACTCGAGCGCCCGACCCTCGAAATTGCAGACGTCTCGATTGATGACCTCTCGCCGGACGACGTCGAGTTGACGGAGTACGACTCCCACGGCGGCATCAAATTCGGAGTCGCCGAATGA
- a CDS encoding antitoxin VapB family protein: MDETTYRTIRISEDAYQKLEDQRLDGESLSDTVERIVGDRSLLDLAGILSEAEAEELREAIHDRNERGI, translated from the coding sequence ATGGACGAGACCACGTATCGAACAATTCGGATCAGCGAAGATGCGTACCAGAAACTCGAGGATCAACGTCTGGATGGCGAGTCACTCTCCGACACTGTTGAACGAATCGTCGGTGACCGCTCGCTGCTTGACCTGGCGGGAATACTCTCTGAAGCGGAAGCCGAAGAACTGCGCGAAGCGATTCACGACCGAAACGAACGGGGAATCTGA
- a CDS encoding ribonuclease H-like domain-containing protein → MTARADTTLLAVSPTAIRDRPVATLADIDATLEPDAVWVLGPTREPQSFARARSSFDAPAFHPPLETGDGAVCRQSIGDHEVLSVQSVRAIEPSPEAVSSSLSDPDVVALLCDDIATETRPTALETTLEHADILAAALPAGCVTTVLTGAEPAGYDELWHLEAETGAVQHVDHDPALACEPAGDDCVSVRVQGVGPVEGYGTAASLALLELEAEGVTNIETYSATDFGLEAVSGIGPKTATRLAEHGVTAREELLEMPVDQLASLPGVGRERAQAMHQHAAVLETGEARRLTDESLPGEHWSTPPLCIDIETDGLSPTIIWQIGVYDPASDEYRAFVERDDPSDPASVLEAFCDWLLGVHPNRALLTWNGWRFDYRHLSAFIATHAPYYAEEWESIPKFDLYLWAVTDENAMLPGRTNRLEAVASALGYEDAETGLDGAQTAAAYQRFMRTGTPLEWERHEAYCEDDCRALWHVYERVREAPHLEATDSSASNSNSRWAKTGTSRNVSNTADSEQTGLSDF, encoded by the coding sequence ATGACCGCTCGAGCCGATACCACGCTCCTCGCCGTGTCACCGACTGCAATCCGTGATCGGCCGGTGGCGACGCTCGCAGATATCGACGCGACGCTCGAGCCGGACGCCGTCTGGGTGCTGGGGCCTACCCGCGAGCCACAGTCCTTTGCGCGTGCGCGCAGTTCGTTCGACGCACCGGCGTTTCACCCGCCGCTCGAGACGGGCGACGGCGCAGTGTGCCGACAGTCAATCGGCGACCACGAGGTCCTGAGCGTCCAGAGTGTGAGAGCCATCGAGCCGTCTCCAGAAGCGGTCTCAAGTTCGCTTTCGGATCCCGACGTCGTGGCGCTTCTCTGTGACGATATCGCAACGGAGACGCGGCCGACGGCGCTCGAGACCACCCTCGAGCACGCCGACATTCTCGCCGCGGCGCTTCCGGCCGGTTGCGTCACGACCGTCCTGACGGGAGCCGAACCCGCGGGCTACGACGAGTTGTGGCATCTCGAGGCCGAGACGGGTGCTGTCCAGCACGTGGATCACGACCCCGCACTCGCCTGCGAGCCCGCTGGCGACGACTGCGTTTCCGTCCGCGTGCAGGGCGTCGGCCCCGTCGAGGGCTACGGCACTGCGGCCTCACTTGCACTGCTCGAACTCGAGGCCGAGGGCGTCACGAACATCGAGACGTACTCGGCGACGGATTTCGGCCTCGAGGCGGTGTCCGGAATCGGCCCGAAAACGGCGACTCGGCTGGCCGAGCACGGCGTGACGGCGCGCGAGGAGTTACTCGAGATGCCGGTCGATCAGCTGGCTTCCCTCCCCGGCGTTGGTCGCGAGCGCGCACAGGCGATGCACCAGCACGCAGCAGTCCTCGAGACGGGCGAGGCGCGCCGCCTCACCGACGAGTCGCTGCCCGGCGAACACTGGTCGACACCGCCGCTCTGTATCGACATCGAGACCGACGGGCTCTCGCCGACGATCATCTGGCAGATCGGCGTCTACGACCCGGCGAGCGACGAGTACCGCGCGTTCGTCGAGCGAGACGACCCGAGCGATCCGGCGTCCGTGCTCGAGGCGTTCTGTGACTGGCTGCTCGGCGTTCACCCGAATCGGGCGCTGCTGACGTGGAACGGCTGGCGCTTCGATTACCGACATCTGAGCGCGTTCATCGCCACACACGCCCCCTACTACGCCGAGGAGTGGGAGTCGATTCCCAAATTCGATCTCTATCTCTGGGCCGTCACGGACGAGAACGCGATGCTCCCCGGTCGGACCAACAGACTCGAGGCCGTCGCATCCGCGCTCGGTTACGAGGACGCAGAAACGGGCCTCGACGGCGCACAGACTGCGGCGGCGTATCAGCGATTCATGCGCACGGGCACGCCACTCGAGTGGGAGCGCCACGAAGCCTACTGCGAGGACGACTGCCGCGCGCTGTGGCACGTCTACGAGCGGGTGCGGGAGGCACCGCATCTCGAGGCGACCGACTCGAGCGCGAGCAATTCGAACTCGAGGTGGGCTAAAACAGGGACGTCACGCAACGTGAGCAACACAGCAGACAGCGAGCAAACCGGACTAAGTGATTTCTAG
- a CDS encoding DEAD/DEAH box helicase, which produces MSEYGHDTDATDVAITGDELLDTFPGSRAADDITTLELPGRDASTVPNEEILQPELAAPLEYDLYSHQATALEALAAGENVCVATSTSSGKTRIYALQIARNVLEARARGEESTAYVCYPTKALSRDQERELNDLYDDLGLEITVAVYDGDTERGENRRRIREKADVIITNFAGVNTYLHDHDRWARFLSACDLLVIDESHTYTGVHGMHVAWIIRRLKRVLEYYGADPQYVLTSATIGNPGEHSEALIDESVTVVDEDGSPTGPRELVLWNPPPRAREDERGKELEEDPTDAILERVPATVEAPRVLSHLTYQDAQTLLFTPSRKLAELSVKRAAKFRDENHYYANPERASGIEPYHAGHSRKKRHGTEHQLKTGILDGVASTNALELGINIGEMDATVQLGYPGQRQSFWQQIGRAGRGEKRALSVLVAEHRTLDQYVITHPDYLLENDVEDAVVDIDNDAVFATHLRCAAAELALDESDAGVFAERERLERAVEMWRRAGQLQGALETGVSYVGPPRPQGSVSLYATTGEEYEVQLADGVDERHDPEMEPLAEERVLRDFHEGAVRLHQGRQYEVVDVDHETPRPAVTLRPTDVDYYTRTQTDVTVLDAVSEESRDIDDFTLHFGRGRVLVYHGTYDKVAVHGGKKKAQAIPTENPPLSIDTHLCWLEVPQSIEDALVEKYRNFDVPGMDGEFAETAHLGYAGGLHAAEHATIGVAPLELMVDKRDLGGLATLSIDSHLAQDSVEADANGHRNAADDTAAPQNIAAAEATVREIAMGLEHEPASGWFIYDGIDGGLGFARAIYENFEAVARRAREHIADCDCGRVDGCPACVMDEQCGNDNQPLHREAAVDILDQLLGDAGDDMLEDIQSEEYGGDRRPPLFYA; this is translated from the coding sequence ATGAGCGAGTACGGACACGACACGGACGCAACCGACGTGGCAATCACCGGCGACGAACTACTCGACACGTTCCCCGGTTCCCGCGCCGCGGACGATATCACGACCCTCGAGTTGCCCGGCCGAGACGCATCAACGGTTCCGAACGAGGAGATTTTGCAACCTGAACTCGCGGCCCCACTCGAGTACGACCTCTACTCGCACCAGGCTACAGCGCTCGAGGCGCTGGCTGCCGGCGAGAACGTCTGCGTCGCGACGAGCACTTCCTCAGGAAAGACGCGCATTTACGCGCTCCAGATCGCCCGAAACGTCCTCGAGGCCCGCGCTCGAGGCGAGGAGTCGACAGCGTACGTCTGCTACCCGACGAAGGCCCTCTCGCGGGATCAAGAGCGCGAACTCAACGACCTCTACGACGACCTCGGCCTCGAGATCACGGTTGCAGTGTACGACGGCGATACGGAACGCGGCGAGAACCGACGCCGGATTCGCGAGAAAGCCGACGTGATCATCACGAACTTCGCGGGCGTGAATACGTACCTGCACGACCACGACCGCTGGGCGCGCTTTCTCTCGGCCTGTGACCTCCTCGTGATCGACGAATCCCACACCTACACCGGCGTCCACGGGATGCACGTCGCCTGGATTATCCGCCGGTTGAAACGGGTGCTCGAGTACTACGGCGCGGACCCACAGTACGTCCTCACGAGCGCGACCATCGGCAATCCCGGCGAGCACTCCGAGGCCCTGATCGACGAGTCCGTCACCGTCGTCGACGAGGACGGATCGCCGACCGGACCGCGTGAGCTGGTGCTGTGGAATCCGCCGCCACGGGCGCGCGAGGACGAGCGCGGCAAGGAGTTGGAGGAAGATCCCACAGACGCTATCCTCGAGCGCGTCCCCGCCACCGTCGAAGCGCCGCGCGTACTCTCGCATCTCACCTATCAGGATGCCCAGACGCTGCTGTTTACGCCCTCGAGAAAGCTCGCGGAACTCTCGGTCAAGCGCGCCGCGAAATTCCGTGACGAGAATCATTACTACGCGAATCCCGAGCGCGCCAGCGGAATCGAACCCTACCATGCGGGCCACTCGCGCAAGAAACGCCACGGCACCGAACACCAGCTCAAGACCGGGATTCTGGACGGCGTCGCCTCGACCAACGCCCTCGAGTTAGGGATCAACATCGGCGAGATGGACGCCACCGTGCAGTTGGGCTATCCCGGCCAGCGCCAGTCGTTCTGGCAGCAGATCGGCCGCGCGGGCCGGGGTGAAAAGCGCGCGCTCTCGGTGCTCGTCGCCGAACATCGCACGCTAGATCAGTACGTCATCACCCACCCCGACTACCTCCTCGAGAACGACGTCGAGGACGCGGTGGTCGATATCGACAACGACGCCGTCTTCGCCACCCATCTGCGGTGTGCAGCGGCTGAACTCGCACTCGATGAGAGCGATGCCGGCGTGTTCGCCGAGCGCGAACGACTCGAGCGCGCCGTCGAGATGTGGCGACGCGCCGGGCAGTTACAGGGCGCACTCGAGACGGGCGTCTCCTACGTCGGGCCGCCGCGTCCGCAGGGGTCCGTCTCACTGTACGCAACGACGGGCGAGGAGTACGAAGTACAACTCGCCGACGGCGTCGACGAACGCCACGACCCAGAGATGGAGCCGCTCGCAGAGGAACGCGTTTTGCGGGATTTTCACGAGGGAGCGGTCCGGTTGCATCAGGGCCGACAGTACGAAGTTGTCGACGTGGATCACGAGACCCCCCGCCCCGCAGTGACGCTGCGCCCGACGGACGTGGACTACTACACGCGCACGCAAACGGACGTGACGGTCCTTGATGCGGTCTCGGAGGAGTCCCGCGACATCGACGACTTCACGCTGCATTTCGGCCGCGGCCGAGTGCTGGTGTATCACGGCACCTACGACAAGGTCGCCGTCCACGGCGGCAAAAAGAAAGCCCAGGCGATCCCCACCGAGAATCCGCCGTTGTCCATCGACACCCACCTCTGCTGGCTCGAGGTCCCCCAGTCTATCGAGGACGCGCTGGTCGAGAAGTATCGCAACTTCGATGTACCAGGAATGGACGGCGAATTCGCAGAAACGGCTCACCTCGGCTACGCAGGCGGGCTTCACGCGGCCGAGCACGCGACGATTGGCGTCGCCCCGCTCGAGTTGATGGTCGACAAGCGCGATCTGGGTGGGTTGGCGACGTTATCAATCGACTCGCATCTCGCACAGGACAGTGTCGAAGCGGACGCAAATGGGCACAGGAATGCAGCGGACGACACCGCCGCGCCACAGAACATCGCCGCCGCCGAGGCGACCGTTCGAGAGATTGCGATGGGTCTCGAGCACGAGCCAGCCAGCGGCTGGTTCATCTACGACGGGATCGACGGGGGCCTCGGATTTGCGCGGGCGATCTACGAGAATTTCGAGGCGGTCGCGCGACGGGCACGCGAGCACATTGCGGACTGTGACTGTGGCCGCGTCGATGGCTGTCCCGCCTGCGTGATGGACGAGCAGTGTGGAAACGACAACCAGCCGCTCCATCGAGAGGCGGCCGTGGACATCCTCGATCAATTGCTCGGTGATGCTGGAGACGACATGCTCGAGGATATCCAATCTGAGGAGTACGGCGGAGATCGGCGGCCGCCGCTGTTTTACGCGTGA
- a CDS encoding HVO_A0114 family putative DNA-binding protein — protein MANTGNSTTDERTMHIRFQRGDEDSLRDALRGLDRGEEVAPHFEVIFDHPDDVHRVTRPKNLELLRALVQHEPESIRETARLVDRDVRQVHTNLEELESLHLLEFEEDGRRKRPTVWYDSIEVDLPLDIPPGTRDEANA, from the coding sequence ATGGCGAACACTGGTAACTCAACGACCGACGAACGGACGATGCACATTCGCTTCCAGCGTGGTGACGAGGATAGCCTCCGTGATGCACTGCGGGGACTCGACCGCGGCGAGGAGGTTGCGCCACACTTCGAGGTAATCTTCGACCACCCTGACGACGTTCACCGCGTCACGCGGCCAAAGAACCTCGAGTTGCTTCGTGCGCTCGTCCAGCACGAACCCGAAAGCATTCGGGAGACGGCTCGCCTCGTCGACCGTGACGTTCGACAGGTGCATACGAATCTCGAGGAACTCGAGTCGCTACACCTCCTCGAGTTCGAGGAGGACGGACGGCGGAAACGACCAACGGTCTGGTATGACTCAATCGAGGTTGATCTGCCGCTGGATATCCCACCGGGAACTCGAGACGAAGCAAACGCGTAG